ACACGTTTAGAGACGGCTGCCTTGGGGACAATCGTCCATTAAATTTATGTGGAGGCATAAAAGTGAAACGATTTGCAGTTGTCCCGCGGGAAGCGGCGAACGATGTTTGACACATGACGGAATGCAAAACGAAAGCATCTCACAAACTCCAACATGATGGTGTTGTTCCGCTAGGCAACATATCCCTGTTGCACAAAACAATTACGTTCTAGTTGGTGGAACCccttttcgttgtttttccaCCACACAACGCATGTAAAAGCGCAATGGCTCGTTTGGGGAAAATCAAGCCCACACTAACGCCATGTAATCGTGCgagttggtgtgcgtgtgcgcctTGTGCAATACAATCAGAGATGAATAATCCTGGCCCATGTGGTGAAGGACGAGATTGGGATATTTTTCTGGccttcattttgtttatttgtttgtttgtgaataTTGTGTATACTAAGAATGTCTTAATCTTCTGCGCATGGTTCACTCACTGTCGCCAGTGTGTGTTGTGACAGCGGCGAAAGGAAATAGACAAATGGTGTGAAACATACATGTGTATTATTTTGCGCGAAGAATACACGTTTCACCatcttttggttttgcttacTCGTAGCGGAGACTCCATTCCAGGAAGCAGAAAAGAATGATGAAATCATGTTTTAGAACGACCCCTCCAGCCAGTTCCAGCTGCTTTCTCGCATAACCACCACAGCGCTTAAATGGTAAGctctgtgtatgtatgttgaataaaaaaaaaagaaaacacaatcaTCCGGAAATAAAACTGTCACCGATGGGAGCGGGTAACGGGAACGGGAGAGGGATAAACATTTCACCACgctaatgtaaaaaaaaaccgctctCCCGTAGAGCACTCGCCTAATTGAGATGTTTACATGCGTGGCTTTAGAAGTTAAGCGTGTATGGGAAGGCCGATGGCGATTCTGGAGGAGATGTTGCTACCTGTTAGCTAAAAATAAGGGCAGGTTTGTATGCCGCACCGGAATGGCAACAGCACCGAATACCTTTGATCTTTCTCCTCAAACGCTGAAAAGAGGAAAACATTAAAGAAGAGGATACGTACACGAGCTTTCAACGTAAAGGTAAAAAATCCTTCTCAGCATCAGATCGACGACATACGTGGCAGCACCGTGTCGTTTTGTCCCTGTGCGTGTCCTTTACCCACACATCAGTCGGCACCAGTGGGGCTGGATTTTATCATTCacgtgtttttctttattttggttgtttacgtttcattgcgttttattttggcaaatatttttatttccgtGTCTGTGCTCTTATTCTTTGACTTTTGCTGAAGAGCGCTAGTGGCTTCGCTTGAAACcatgaaattgttttaaatgtgtAATCCGAGGTTTAGTATTATTAATTTaagaaattttcattttaaagaCTAGTAGagatctagttttttttttaaattagaaTTGAAGAGAGTGCTTTAGTAGATTGTGAATATGTGTAGTTAATATATGAAGCATACGAAAcacaaatgctttttttacaattatttatttttgatatgaaaaaaaatccaagtGGTATTGATGTAACTGCCACATATTGGATtccttatttattttttgactaTCCCTTAGTAAAAAAATCTCCTCCTGTGTACTAATGATTCGTGTACAATTTACACGCAGATCGGACGTGTTATTCTACAGTACTTGTACATCACACACCAAGTAAAATGGGGGAAAGCATACCTTGTAGCAGAAGATATTGGAATTATTATGAAtaaatttcttttattttgtattcgTTTTCTAGTTGATTCTTTATAGATGCATTCATGTTTTTACTAGCGTTGAAACACATCGTTATAATCGGAACGTGTAAATTACATTCGACTTTTTCAATTTAGCTCTCCCGCAAATCGTTCAATCACGAGAGGCACGCCGGAGCAAATGGGCACGTCGAATTAAAGCATTTCTTCACGTGCTCCATTACTTGCCAGGTTGTACTGAATGGGCGGCAAGTGGGAAACATTTGACCCTTGTTCGAGATCAAAGAGATGGAGCAAGACGCAGAGGTTCGTAGAGCTAATCGTTAGGTATGCAAATCGTGGCCGTGGTTACTTATCGTTTGATCTAGACCACTTTGTTACCGACCCGGGGGATCAGCAAAGACGCTGCCCGGTCGAAAAAGGAAGCCGAGCTTGATATATTGTTAAAGTCAGCCGCACTAAGCCGAACTGGTTGTACGCTGGTTTGTACGGGCAGAATCGGAAATGGAACGGAGCCAGCGATGGTTGAGAGATGGTATGCCCTTAAGTCCAGGACCAAAAATGTCGACTAAAAAACCTGCCAAACGTGAGCAAATGGCAGCTCCGTTCGATGGAGTGGCGCATAGAGTGTCTTGTACTTGCGCGAAGGCACGCCGTCCTGCTCGATTGCACTCGCGCGAATGGTCCGTGTTTAGAATAGTGAAAGAATTTAATATGTGTGCTGGCATGTAAATGGTAGGTAGGAGAAGTTGGTAAAAGCTCGTTAACAAGGCCAGCTCTGCCCTGTCCTGCAGTTTTGTCCTGCTGGTTATCTTCCGATGTCACTGCTAGTCAAAGGACACACGCGTGCATACATTCACGTACGCTGCAATGCGACCCAAAAGGTTTGCCCGTGGGTGTACCTGTGGGAGCGTAACTTTCTGCACATGTACTTTTAGGTTTtttaaagaaagcaaaagaacATAACAGGCACAATCCATTTGGCAGGAGTCTCggtgacaaaaaaaataagggggggaggggtggggggCTCCGATAGCAAACCCCGTCTAGTTACATTTCATTCGGACGATTGCTTTTGCGTTCTGTTTCTCCTGCGCCCGCAAAGAGGCAGGCTTCTTTTGTACCGGCTGGCAATCGCATACGGTACAACTTTGTCCTTGGAGGTTCAAGAGTTGTGCGTTAAAACTTGTCCTTTTTCCCGTTCAAAGGCATCAGTTTAGGGACTTTACTGAAACTTACTGAGGACGCTTTCACATGGGTTCGTAtttgtatgtgcgtgtgtgtgtatgagtgatGCACGTTTTCGTTTTTCCGCCTTTTTAAACTTTTCCACTACGTTCCACCTAGCGATGCATCCCTTTGAATCAGGAAATCTAGACGCACGCTTCAATCAGTTCCCTTCACATGTTCGGCTCAAAACAGCGTACCAGGGTAAATCGTTTGTGAGCAAAAGTTGTGCTTTACAAAGCGGGAGCAGCCAACCCGCGGCATGGGACGGAAAGCGGAAATAAAATGTGGAAAAAACTCTCGATCTAACTACCGCAACTTTACTGCTTTCGTTGGCTAGTTCTTGTGCCGCCCAATCATCAAACCTTCGCAGTGCCATTATCGTTCCTTCCCTCTGATTTCCGTGTGTTTCTAGTTTCCTAACTGCTATTCAACTTAGTTGCAAACATcagcaatacacacacacgcatacacccGCACCCTCACCCACTCAAGCACACTACGAAGTAAGCTGTAAAGGCGAAAGGCACGGTACAAACTTTACCCCGCAACTGCATTCAATGCTTCCCTTTGCAAGAAGTTCCTATCTGTAAGTACATAGGCGAAGAAACGCACCTCACTCAAGCTTACTGTACGCCATTTTCCATGACGTTGTTCATCGGATGCCTTCTCTTTGCGTCGAGCATACACAAAAAAGTTTATATAAAAAGTGCATCATATAGTGTTTGTGAGTGGTGCATTCGTCCGACAGTGCAAACATTAGCTCCATGCTCGAACGTATAATTCTATTTAAAATTGGCTCGTCACGCAAAGTGGTAATTTGCAAATATCCTTTCGAGTAGCGGGTGTGAGTGATTGTTTCTTTGTCCCGCTCAAAGCTTTCCTCTTACCCTTCAACTGCTGATTAATCGTGCCTGCAAAAGGGTGGTTCGTACGGGCCTTACTGCATCAAATGCCCTGTAACTGGGAATAAAATTTCAACTTTTTCAAACTTCACCCATAATGACCACTGGTACCGCTACGTAGGAAGGGAGCTTTAGCATTTTCATGACTATTTCGGGAGAGTGATTACTTTCTCTGCGAGTATAAATTGAAAAAGGGGGAGAAAGGAGTCAACATTGTTCCACCCCATGCCGTAAGCTTCATTACGCTTTTTTCGGATAATTTGCTGTCGTTTCCATTTTAGCATACTTGAgccgacacatacacacacacacaaacacttggCAGACTTTCAGTAAGGGTGAGTTTTGTGGTTCACGTTCTAGCAAGCTATGCATAAAACAGAGTCGAACGATTTATTTGACTTCGATTTGGTGTGCAGTAGGGAGGCTCCTACTGCCGGCTGACCATGCCGCCAGCGCAATTCCACCATCGCAAACCATGCTTAAACACGTGCCTCCGCTTTTTTCGACTGGAAATAGGGGGGACTTCAAATCAACCATTCACATTCAGATTCGTCTAGACTGCATTGTGGAAGATCGATTTGGGATAGCGTCAAGGGATGGAATAACTTGAagccttttctctctctatgtcGCTCCCACAATCACACCTCAACACAGGGTACGGTATCTATCGTTTCAGACGAGAGTACCtgaaaatttattcatttccATTCAACAGTAGGATTGATGGAAATATTACACTCAGGGTTTGGCAAGTTGAACATaaaaaactcattttaatCGCTCCAGAAGGTTTGACGCTGAATAATCAATCCTACAGTGTAAGCAATGGGGAGTAAATTTgtgaaaggttttttttgttactaacCTTTACAATTTATTGGGAATGATATTTTATACCGCTCCCTTTTCTTTAGctgtgaaagaaaaataaattctatggcaaatgatttttattcCGATCGGCATGAATATTAAACGTTcgatttgcaataaaaatatcattttttacGCTAAGTACGAGAGAAATACTTATAAAACTAAAAGAAACATACCTTTGTTCCATAATATATGTTTAAAATCCGACAGAGTGAGTTTGAATTTtaatgtaaagaaaaaaacatgaccATCGGATCAGGTTCAATCATCAAACGAACCGTCGCTTTCATAGAATAAGACTAGTAACgcgataaattattttaatcatgTTTATCAAAGTTTAAACATATTAGGACATAGTACAAACATAGTAGCattaaataagaagaaaaatgtgAAGAAGGTGAGATTGAagtgttttgaattttacaaaactgtaaaaaagaaacaatttaaCTAATACGTATGACGAATAAAAGTAAGTAAAAGCCATAAGCCAtcattagcaaaaaaaagtgttattATTAagaaattttaatgaaaaagtaTCATTTAATACTATAATTAATTTCTGTTGGAGCCTGTATTTGCCTTCAGGGTTTATTAGAGGTTTTCATAATGTTAGGACAatttcttgactctttctttcgGGAAGCGAACTTTATGTGACTCTATTGGCACCCTTTTTAAGACAGGCTTAGTTGGAATATAATAGTAAATTCAAATAGCTTCATTTTTTCTAGAGAACAACGTTAGGATATGGTTGCAGGTGAAAGTTTTAAGTGAATCAAACGCACGCGTTGTGTAGTTATGTTGATATTGACATAAAGTTCTACTTAGCTAGTGATGTCTACGGTTAAGCTTGCTCCAAACGCTGGCAAAACCTTGCACAACAAATGAAAGTTCAACCCTTTCCTCCAATTATGCCATTTTTGCCCCTCACACCGGCATCACAAATCCGTTCAAATTTTGATAAACTTAAATAACCAAATGCAAAGAAACGCAGAGATGAATTGATTGCTGCCTGTTTGCTTATTGTGAGCTGTGCGACAAAACTTCTGAGTGGAACACTGTGCACAGCCCTCCACCGTTCGTTGCCGAGGTGATGGGAAAAGTGACAGACTGTTGGCGTCAATATTTGAGCAAATTATTACGCCCAACTCGCGCTGCGGATTGTTGGTTGAACGCCATTTTAGAATAAATGATCGTTCACAACCCACGGTGTCGCAATCGATACGCCTTTGCCTGAATGGTTTACCCCGTTGGCTGCGGTGGCCGTAGAGCGCTGGTAGGAAATTAGTGTGGCTTTATTTAAGTTTCTCATCTAGCGACCCTCTCCGCATTCGACAGCACGATTACACGATTGATAATTTTGAACAACTATTTTCACTGCTCTTTTCGCGTCGCTATTCATCGTTTCAGCCGTACACGGTGCCGTCTATTCGCCGGGAGGAGGCGGAGTTTATGGGGACTCATCACCGAAAGATGCCGGCGGGGATCCAGTGTTTGCTGTGCTGCCGAGCCAGGACGTCAATCCGGACTATTACACAACCCAGACGGTGTATGGATTTCTCGAttttaccaccaccatcggtAACACGGTGATGATCTTTTCGCCGCAGAGTGCCGCTCCGGCTGTGACAGGTAATTCGGTTTTAGCATTCAGATTGCGAACAGTCAGCTGCCATGGTGGGATGGCACATTCGGTTGATTGTTCAGATaggtttgttgttgatttagATGATTGCTAAAAATACAGCTTGCCAAAGGGTGGGGTGTTTGCAGATTTTAATTATCCACTGTGCTAAGCATTAGCAAACTAAACTACCAGGCGGATTTTAAAGTGCCAGGGTGGGGCAAGCAATCATCGGCCAGAAGTAACTGCATGTTTAACCTTATCttaataatttcaaaacacacacactaacaatCAAACAAAGTTCGTATTCACTGCTATGTAGTTGGTGCTCAACGAAATGTTATCTACTTTTAGAACCACCAAAAACGAcggctccaccaccaccggtcaTTGAAACGaccccaaccaccaccactaccacggAGGAAGTGGTGAAGGAGATTAAACCCAGCAAAACGGTTGTGCTGCCGGTGCAGCCAAAGGAGAAGGTCAGCATCGTGCAGGTTCTGCCGGAAACTCCGAAGCCTCCGACGGCGAAACCGATCGGTCCGCTAAAGTTCGTCCCCAAGGCCGTTCCTAAGGTGGCAATCAAGCCGATCCTAAAGCCGAAGCCGAAAATCGTCGAAGTTGCCCCAGTTAAGGCAGAACCCGTGCCACAACAAGAACAACCCCAGGCAGATCGATTCATCGTGAAACCGGTACCGAAATCTGTGATCATTAAACCAGTCGCACCGATCGTGAAGGTGGTAGCTACGAAGGTTGaaccaacgacgacgacgacgcccgAGCCTGTCCCGGCAGTTGAAtcggaggaagaggaggaagaagagttCGAACAGGAGCAGGAACAGGAAGTGCACGAAGTTGCTGAAGAAGAACATGACGAGCAGCACGATGAAGAGGaacaagaggaagaagaagaagaagaggaacagcagcacgagcaggagcaggagcaggaacagcagcagcaagaagcCAGTCCAGTCGCAAATGTAGCAGTAGAAGCGGTTCAAGTTACAGAGAAACCGAAGATGCACGTTGTTGAAGCGGTAAAACCAGTAACTGCTGCAAGTACAACAACCACGACGACGGAAGAACCGGTGGCTGTGGTGAATGCTGCCGAGGTTCAGCACGAAGAGCACTCGCCGATAATGTTTTCCAACATTTCGGAAGATGAAGTGAAACCAGTTGCTGGGGTAAAGGATGCTCAGGCCGATAGAAGCTCGCCTGTAGCGGGAACGgatgaacagcagcagcaaaacgagGAAACGCCCGAAGACGATACCAACgccgaggaggaggaagaggaagaggatgaGCAAGAGGACGaaccggtgccggtgctgCAAATTGGCAACAATCTTGGCGAACCGGAGTACGACTTTCTGTCCCGCCAGCCGTCCGAGTTCGTCGAGGAAACGTTCCGCGTCGTCAACCTCAGGCCGACGGCGGCAGGCTCCCAGCCGGTAGCTGCCACTGCCCCATCGTCAGCACCGCGCGAGAAGGCGGCCAAACCGAAGCGAGGTAATAAGGGCAGATCCCATCCGACCGGCCTGGTGACGACGCTCGGTGGCACCGTGGTTAAGGAGGGCGTTACCACCGTCCACGAGACCAGCGTGATCGGCACCTACATTTCAGGAAAGTATGCGCAGGTCCTACAAAGCACGTCTCATGTCATTCAAGGTAACCAAGGGGGAGCGGCAGCGAGCGGCAACGGGGCAGCGGGGCCATCCAGCCCGGCCACGGATGGCCGGCGGCCCAAGCTGAACCCGAGCTCGACGCTGCGCATCCTGAAGACGGCGGCGCCGGCACTGAACAAGACGCCACGGTACAACCCGGAGGCGGCCTCGATCATCACGCCGTCGCCGGCGACGCACGCGCTCGAGGACACTGGGCTGCCGCTGGAAAATCTGTTCGCTAGCCAGCCCAGCTCGAGCCTGGTGCGGCCGTCCCGCCGTCTGCCCGGTAGCGCTAGCGGTAACTTCAAAAACCGTCTGAAGAACCGCATCAGCAAGGACGAGAACGATCTGCAGGAGCAGGGCGGTGAGAGTGAACCCGTTACACCGCAAGCCACAGTAACGCCGCAGCCTACGTACGGCAAGAAGCCGGGCAGCCGCTACCGCAACACACAAATCGTTAAGCCCGTCGCCAAGAAGTAAGTAGCAGTAGCAGGTCGGGTGACTTAAGCCCGTACCGGCAAGGTGTCGTACGTATTGCTTGCATCGACTTTGCCCGATGCAGAACTCGTGCCGCTGGAGGGGGCGCCGGTTCTCGCATCGAAAGTCAAAATTTAAAGTGAACACAAACGATCGATCCGGCTATGCTGGAcggtttaatttcatttcattccatttcgTGCTCATAGCCTGTGTAA
This genomic interval from Anopheles merus strain MAF chromosome 3L, AmerM5.1, whole genome shotgun sequence contains the following:
- the LOC121598934 gene encoding proteoglycan 4 isoform X1, whose protein sequence is MEHFGKLLLLCVCLANAVHGAVYSPGGGGVYGDSSPKDAGGDPVFAVLPSQDVNPDYYTTQTVYGFLDFTTTIGNTVMIFSPQSAAPAVTEPPKTTAPPPPVIETTPTTTTTTEEVVKEIKPSKTVVLPVQPKEKVSIVQVLPETPKPPTAKPIGPLKFVPKAVPKVAIKPILKPKPKIVEVAPVKAEPVPQQEQPQADRFIVKPVPKSVIIKPVAPIVKVVATKVEPTTTTTPEPVPAVESEEEEEEEFEQEQEQEVHEVAEEEHDEQHDEEEQEEEEEEEEQQHEQEQEQEQQQQEASPVANVAVEAVQVTEKPKMHVVEAVKPVTAASTTTTTTEEPVAVVNAAEVQHEEHSPIMFSNISEDEVKPVAGVKDAQADRSSPVAGTDEQQQQNEETPEDDTNAEEEEEEEDEQEDEPVPVLQIGNNLGEPEYDFLSRQPSEFVEETFRVVNLRPTAAGSQPVAATAPSSAPREKAAKPKRGNKGRSHPTGLVTTLGGTVVKEGVTTVHETSVIGTYISGKYAQVLQSTSHVIQGNQGGAAASGNGAAGPSSPATDGRRPKLNPSSTLRILKTAAPALNKTPRYNPEAASIITPSPATHALEDTGLPLENLFASQPSSSLVRPSRRLPGSASGNFKNRLKNRISKDENDLQEQGGESEPVTPQATVTPQPTYGKKPGSRYRNTQIVKPVAKNTRFNRYSTSSVEVATVSVYSEPNPTPGSGYQNRRNKSSRNGFKPTSSHSVSTVQQQQPDAATRRSFKPKPQPSAPQDQEPGQTTSLYKFKLNRSPGRWQYKSPAKPTVAIRKQSAVKPKDQVLENLTTAPISDTSVQSNDIAQSPEHAEKVDTDADLDQSGSVHGNVLNDAENDNQIERRYPIETLKVEISTPADFRDTYYEIATIKSPYTFQVGTVKNTRYITVTSTIEKVLEQETATITPSLTEPLTENILATTTHIDKESNLLDSSIATLPPIVLGLDTETPPLETLTETFSTTQAMLKTHILPVIREGDTTSYTLIQTYHVTRLVTATKTLPPMELYHFVPSRTLNEFNSRLDEAGSELHLELEFGDDNENDDEDKPKRERLPSDLDLSNIGSDFDLSEVDKTNIPENIRPKKKITGSNKENRVTTEAPVTTPALTPEQLQQLALLRLLNPAAAAQIPSVLTSSKPVIKLETVYESHVLPIINGANTILSTISRPIGTITKTSYELVTTTLPSLPIPPIPQLNPLLLQQQQQQQSLQIQSTPVVTQTIVTETNSKVLKLTFGAKTAYTTLYSTTVVPTVLTTYLTQSVSVQPTAAAAFPGFFPNPYAPFPFVG
- the LOC121598934 gene encoding proteoglycan 4 isoform X2 is translated as MEHFGKLLLLCVCLANAVHGAVYSPGGGGVYGDSSPKDAGGDPVFAVLPSQDVNPDYYTTQTVYGFLDFTTTIGNTVMIFSPQSAAPAVTEPPKTTAPPPPVIETTPTTTTTTEEVVKEIKPSKTVVLPVQPKEKVSIVQVLPETPKPPTAKPIGPLKFVPKAVPKVAIKPILKPKPKIVEVAPVKAEPVPQQEQPQADRFIVKPVPKSVIIKPVAPIVKVVATKVEPTTTTTPEPVPAVESEEEEEEEFEQEQEQEVHEVAEEEHDEQHDEEEQEEEEEEEEQQHEQEQEQEQQQQEASPVANVAVEAVQVTEKPKMHVVEAVKPVTAASTTTTTTEEPVAVVNAAEVQHEEHSPIMFSNISEDEVKPVAGVKDAQADRSSPVAGTDEQQQQNEETPEDDTNAEEEEEEEDEQEDEPVPVLQIGNNLGEPEYDFLSRQPSEFVEETFRVVNLRPTAAGSQPVAATAPSSAPREKAAKPKRGNKGRSHPTGLVTTLGGTVVKEGVTTVHETSVIGTYISGKYAQVLQSTSHVIQGNQGGAAASGNGAAGPSSPATDGRRPKLNPSSTLRILKTAAPALNKTPRYNPEAASIITPSPATHALEDTGLPLENLFASQPSSSLVRPSRRLPGSASGNFKNRLKNRISKDENDLQEQGGESEPVTPQATVTPQPTYGKKPGSRYRNTQIVKPVAKNTRFNRYSTSSVEVATVSVYSEPNPTPGSGYQNRRNKSSRNGFKPTSSHSVSTVQQQQPDAATRRSFKPKPQPSAPQDQEPGQTTSLYKFKLNRSPGRWQYKSPAKPTVAIRKQSAVKPKDQSPEHAEKVDTDADLDQSGSVHGNVLNDAENDNQIERRYPIETLKVEISTPADFRDTYYEIATIKSPYTFQVGTVKNTRYITVTSTIEKVLEQETATITPSLTEPLTENILATTTHIDKESNLLDSSIATLPPIVLGLDTETPPLETLTETFSTTQAMLKTHILPVIREGDTTSYTLIQTYHVTRLVTATKTLPPMELYHFVPSRTLNEFNSRLDEAGSELHLELEFGDDNENDDEDKPKRERLPSDLDLSNIGSDFDLSEVDKTNIPENIRPKKKITGSNKENRVTTEAPVTTPALTPEQLQQLALLRLLNPAAAAQIPSVLTSSKPVIKLETVYESHVLPIINGANTILSTISRPIGTITKTSYELVTTTLPSLPIPPIPQLNPLLLQQQQQQQSLQIQSTPVVTQTIVTETNSKVLKLTFGAKTAYTTLYSTTVVPTVLTTYLTQSVSVQPTAAAAFPGFFPNPYAPFPFVG